The genomic DNA CACCGCAGGGGAACGATCCCATCCGGCGTCTCCCACCCACTCGACGAAGGAACTCAGAGAGATGCGTCTGCGCGAGTTCGATGCGGCACTGGATCTGTTTGATCACGAGCCTCTGTCCCGCCGTTTCGTGGGGTTGCCTGATGGACAGCTGGACGCATTCAGCCAGAGGATCGACGACGAGATCGCGGTCGAAGTGGACCAGCACCAGGGGCACGTCGTGCTCGTCTCACCCTACAGCCGGGACGGACATGGCGATCATGAGGCGATCGGAGCAGCAGCCCTGCAGCTGGGGCGTGACCGCCACACGACGGTGCTCGAGTACCCGATCTGGTACTGGCATTGGGCAGACCCCGCCGACGAGGCGTGGCGCAGCTGGTCGTTTCTGCCCGATCCAGCGAACTTCGACAGGCAGGCAGTGTTCGATTGCTATCCCTCGCAGGTCTCAGCTCTATCCGATCAGCCCGGAGACGAAGCAATCGTCGGCCCCGCTCATCTCGACCATTTCCGTCGTGGCGGAGACACCTTCGCGGTCTCGGACTTCCGCGCCGCCGCGACTCCGGTTTCCTGCGGCGGCGGCAGCTCACAGACGCTCCACGACGCCAGTGCGGCCTCTGCGGTCTTCGACGAAGTCCACGTTCAACGGTGTGACCCCTGGCAGGTGTGGAGTTCCGAATATGAGATCGCCAAACGCCGGAATCTCCTCACCCATCTGCCTGCGGTTCCGTACGCTCATATCCTTGAGATCGGCTGCTCGGTCGGCGCTCTGACCCATGAGCTCGCTGGTGTCGGGGCGCAGGTGACGGCAGTCGATGCGAGTTCGCAGGCTCTGCGAATCGCCAGACGCCGAGGGGCTGCGCCTTCATCGGCAATCAACTTCGTCCATGCCACCATTCCCTTCGAGTGGCCCCAGGGCACTTTCGACTGCGTCGTGCTGTCGGAGACCGGTTTCTACCTCAGTCGTTCCCAGCTCTTCGACACTTTGGAGAAGATCGATGGCTCGACAACGGTTCGTTTCGTCCTCGTGCTCTGCCACTGGAGGGGAGAGATCGACGATTGGCCACTGGATGCCGATGAAGTGCATCGCATCTGCTTAGGCGCCTGGCCTCGTCATCGGATCGAACACCGGTATGAAGGGGATTATCGTCTGGACATCATCACGGTCGACAAGGATTTCCGCCCATCCCCGGCCGAGGGGCACGTATGATCACGCGTTTGGGTGTGATCATCCCGGCTCATAATGAGGAGGAAGACATCCTCGGGTGCCTCGAGTCGGTGCAGCGATCGCGCTCATTCGCTGTCGAGAGAGGCATCGACTGTCGGTTTCGAGTCCTTGTCGTGGCAGATGCCTGCACCGATGCCACGGAGGGCATCGTCGAGGATTTCGCCGCCCGACATCACGACGTCTTCGTCCTCGCGACCTCTTTTCAGTCCGTGGGTCGAGCCCGCGACTTCGGATGGAGGCACTTCATGCGAACAGAGAAATCGACGACAGAGCAAGACTCCGACTCGGCGTGGATCGCATTCACAGACGCCGACAGCAGAGTGCCCGAACATTGGATCACTACACATCTTGAACTCGCCGCTACAGGTGTCGATTGCCTGGTGGGCACTGTGGCCCCACGCCCGGAGACAGCATCGACCGAACTGATCGCAGCTTGGCATGCCAACCACGAACTGCTCGAGAACCACCCGTACATATTCGGAGCGAACATGGGTCTGCGCGCCGGCGTGCTCGAAGCCATGGGCGGCGTACCGCCGCTGGTGTGCGGTGAGGACGAGGCAATCGTCGACGCGGTGCTGCGGGAGGGCGGAGATATCCGCAGAACCGACGACTGCAGAGTGCTCACGTCTGCTCGTCTGTCCGGTCGCACGTGCGGCGGATTCAGCAGCTATCTGCGGCAGCTGAGCTGAAGCGGTGGTGCCTTCCGGACCCGAAGATCGGGGCGCTTACGGGGCGGTGGCACTCTGGTCCTGACTCGTTCTCCACCTGCACGTGAGGCGCCCCTCCCGAGAGAGACGCCTCACGTGACGGTGCGAGCAGATCAGGCGAAGATGCTCACCCCTCCTGGCCCCACGAGGCAGCCGACGACGATGAGGACGACGCCCCAGAGAATCTGCTTACGCAAGATCGCGAAGACGCCCGAGACGACGAGCAGCGCTGCGAGGATCCATAGGACAATAGCCATAATTTCTCTTCCTTATCGGTTTCGCTGTGAGCGTGGCACCACCGGATCGATAGCCGGTGCGGAACCTGATCAACGCCGAGGCTGAGCGCAGCGACGTCGGAGAGCTGCCTTTCACTTGGCCGGCCGAAGTGTGCGATTCCATGTGCCTTTGCATCCTCCGAGTCTGCCGACCTCAAACAGCACTCGCCGAGAAGATTACAGCGTAAACACCGCGAGCGATACCTCCTCCTTCACAGCGGGGTCGTATTCGGAGCCACAGCGGAGTGAGAGGGGCGATCGGTCCCGCCCCCCCCGTATGACGAAGAATGTGGACGGTACTAGGCAGGCGTGACAGGCTGATGTGATGCGTACACTCACGGTCCTCGGAGCCTCGGCCGCCCACCCTGTCCCAGGGGAGGCTTGCAGCGGCTATTTCCTTGACTGGGATGGGTTCCGACTTGTGCTCGATCTCGGCTATGGCACGTTCCCACGCCTGCTGAGTCATGTGCCGGACGCTGATATCGATGCGGTTGTCATCACCCACGAACACCCTGACCACTGCATCGATCTTCACGCGCTGTTCCGTTTCCGTCAGTATGCCGAGACACCGACGAAGAAGCTCCCGCTGTACTGCCCCGCCGGAGTCATCGACCGCCTCGGCGCTGTGGAACCTGGCCTCGACATGACCTGGGCATTCGACATCCATCTGCTGCCTGGGCACTTCGAAGTCGGGCCTTTGAGGCTGCGCACCGTGTCTTTGCCGCATTTCGTGCCCAATTACGGAGTTCGCCTCGAGACCGCGACGGCAGCGGTCGCCTTCACCGGAGACACCGGACCGCATCCGGGACTCGCTGATCTCGGTCGCGCAGCCGATCTCTACATCGTTGATGCCACCGACCGGCCCGGCGAATACGAAAACAACGGCCGCAACCTATTGACTGCTTCCGAATCCGGTGAGTGGGCTCAGAGAGCCGGTGCCAAGCGGCTGCTTCTCACCCATTTCTGGCCAGGCAATGACCGTTCAGCGTCCGCTGAAGATGCAGGTGAGCACTTCAATGGAGAGGTTCTCACCGCCGAACCCGACTTGCGCATAGCTTTCTGACCGCTCACACCGGCAACCGCGGCGGAGGGCCTTTGGCAGCTGACCGCCTAGACACAGAGATGGCCGGCACGCCTCACCGCCCGACGTTGCCGGCGAGGACGCCGACCAAGGTCAGGGCCATAGCAATAGCCAGAGCAATCGCCGAGGCGATGAACGCGGCGGCGATGTGCTCGCTCAAGGCTGCTGCGACGATGGCCGGTCCGACGATCTGACCGATGCTGTACCAGGACGTCAGCTTCGCCGAGGCGTTCGCGACACCCAGCTGCGTGCCGACGCCGATCGTCATCATCACCACCCCGATGAAGGTGAAGCCGAAGAGGGCCGCGGCGATGATCAGCACGACTGGGGAGGAGCCGAAGACGGCGAGCAGAGCGCCGAAGACCTGGAGGCAGTAGCAGAGCGTCAGCGCCTTGACCGTGCCGATGCGGGCAGCGACGGCTGACCACGTCAGGGGAGAGGCTGCCGTGGCGATCCCGGCGATGAGCCACGTCGAGGCGGCCGCGGTTGCGCCGAAGACGGGACCGGCCAGGACGACGAGATAGGTGCCGATGATGATGTAGCCGCCGCCTTGGAAGAAGTAGCCGGTGGAGAGGATGGCCATGGCTCGGCGGCGGTTGTCGTCGAAGCGGGTGGCTGCCTCGGCGGGATCGTCGGTGGTGGTCTCGGTCGGGGCGGCCGCCTCGGTGGGGGTGGGGTTCTGCGGGATCCGGGCGGGGATCGGCCAGGTCCAGGCGATGATGGAGAAGATCGCGGACACGACCGCGCAGATGAGCCACAGCTGCCGCCAGTCGGCGAAGCTGCCGGCAGCGAGCACGATGGCTCCGGAGACGAGGATGCCGAAGCCGACTCCGCCGTAGGAGATGCCACCGTCGCGGGGCTTAAGGGAGTTCGCGGGAATGCGTTGGGTCACGCACACGAAGATCAGCCCCGAGGCGATGCCGGCGATCGTGCGGATGCCGCCCTGCCAGATGAGATTCGGAGTCAGGGCGACCGCGGCGAGGCCGAGTGTGGAGACGATGAGGCTGAGGCGGTAGACGAAGCGGTTGGGTTCGACCCAACCTTGGGCGATGACGAGGGTGCCGATGAAGTAGCCGACGTAGTTCAGCGTCGCGATCCATGCCCCGGGCGCCGAGCTCCAGTGGAGGGCCGCGACCATGAGCGGCAGAGCCGGAGTGTAGAAGAACCGGCCCATGCCCATCGCCACCGAGAGGCCGAGCGCCCCGCGGACGGGGGTGAGGGAGGGTCTGGCAATGCTGTCGGGCATGGCGATTCCTCTTCTCGGGTGGGCTCAGGTGGCGTGATCTCCAGCACTACGATGCCATGGCCGCGGGTCGGGTGCCTCGGCGGGAGGGGATTCGGACACTAAGCTCCGACGTGGTGGGGTGGGGTAGCCTCGCGGGTTGGTGCGGCGGGGGTGTCTCGAAAGGGAGTGTGGAAGTTGTTGATTCCGCGGGGACAGGGCAGAGTTATCGGAGTGAACCTCAGAAGGAGTGTCCAGGGCGGCGTGGTGGCGCTCGCCCTCGTGCTGTCGGGATGTTCGTGGTTCGATTCGGACGGTTCGTCGTCCTCGAGCCAGTCCCCGGAGCCGAGCCCTACGCCGACCGAATTCGAGCAGGCGAATGTTGACAGCGCCTCGGGCGATGCCGCATCGATCACCGCGACCGCTGAACGGACGGGACCGAGCTTCAGATCCGACAACATCGGAGTCTCCTTCGAAGCCACCGACCTTGCCGACCCGCGGCTCGACCCGGCGAAGTCCAACCTCGACGAGCAGCTGAAAGCGCTCGGGTCTCCGGCGCTGCGGTTCGCCGGCAATGCCCTCGACCGGAGGACGTTCTGGACGTCGAAGGGGGAGAAGCCGAAGCACGGCGAGAAGACCACGATCACTCCTGATGACCTCAAGAGACTGAAGACGCTCGTCGATGCCACCGGGTCGACGGTTACCCTCGGCGTTCCTCTCGGCACTTACGATCCGGAGCGGGGAGCCGACATGGCCGCGCACGCGGTCGACATCCTCGGCGATTCTCTCATCGGTCTGGGGATCGGGAATGAACCAAATGGGTATACCGTCGACGATGTTCCCGACGGGGCTGTCCGAGAGGACGGCTGGAACGAAGACAAGTACGTGGGCCAGCTCGAGGCGTATGCCAAGGCGATCCATGCGAAACGGCCCGATGCGCCGATCATCGGTCCCGATGTCTACGACGGGGCGTGGATGACGGCCTTCTTGGGTTCTGGAGTCAAGAACAAGACCGCGCTTGCGCAGCATTGGTACCAGCTCTACGAATGCGACTCCACCAAGGTGCCCGGTCGGGGCCCGCAGGCCGCGAACCTCATCGTTCCCCTGGCGAAAGAGGCGGCGAAGAAGAACCTCGGCATCGGAAGATCGAAGGCTGACGCTGCGGATTTGCCGCTGTGGCTCGAGGAGACCGGGCCGACGAGCTGCCCGGGGACGAATGACACGTCACTGACGAACGCCTCGGCACTGTGGGCCGCCGATTACACGCTCTATGCGGCGACCCTCGGGGTCGAACGCATGGCGATGCACTCGATGCTCGGCGCCTGCGAAGGCGGAGCACCGATGTCGCTCATCTGCGATCCGGCCGATCGCGGGGATCAATCGAACGAGTTCCAGGTGCGACCGAACATGCTCGGGCTGCGGCTGCTCGTACCCAGCGTCGGTGGGGAGTTCACTTCGACCGACGTTACGGGTGGCGGGAACATGAGCGCCTACACCGTGGTCAAGAACGACGGTCGCACGTTGGTCACGACGGTGATCAATGCGAACGATGCGGCTTCGGTCGGAGGAAACCCCGTGACTCTGGCGATGCCTTCCGGGTTCACGGTTGTGTCTGCTTCGCAGGTGTACGGGGAGTCGAACGACGTGAAGAGCGCTACTCAGGTGGTACCGGCGAATCCGCTGCCGGCTGATGTGCCGTTCAGCGGGGATTCTGGGTCGGGGTCTGCTTCGGGTGGGACTTCTTCTGGGGCCTCGGCGTCGAGTTCACCGGATGCGTCAGGCTCGCCGGCCGCTTCGAGCGGCGGCATGGGCGACGACGGAAAGCTGCGCATCGACCTGGCCGGGAGCTCGGTGACGGTCTTTGTGATGCGCAAAGGGTGACGAGCCCGGAGACCAACTAGAGCGGAGCCAGGCGAGAACCGAAACAGCAGCGCGCGCCGATGATCGCCATGGTGCCGCGGAGCACGGGCGGTCCACTGGGCAGAATCATCGGCCCCGTATACTCAACTCGGTCCCTGATGGCAATGTGGGATATCACCCGTGCTGCCGTGAGCAAGAAAGTGGCCGAAGCGAATCTCTTCGCGTTGAAAGTGCAGGGGCAGAATCTGTTTCCTGCTTTTCAGTTCGACGGCAATCTGGTTCGTCGGGACGTGCTGCACCTCGTCAATCTGTTGCGCGGTTCTGCCGATGCGTTCGCAATCGCTCAGTGGCTTCGCACACCATTGAACGAAGCAGCGGACCGAACGCCACTCGAACTCCTCGACTCCGGCGAGGGCGACCTGGCTGAAGAAATGGCCAAGCGAAGCGCATCCCGTTGGTCTGCCTGACCCCTGCCAAAGAATGAATAGAGAAACCGTTGCACCGCGTCCACCACATCCCAGCCAAGATCTGAGCGCTTTCCCTGCGCGCCTGGTTCAGGCCGGCACACGGTGGAGGAGGGGGCATCGGAAAAAGCACGAGCCGTGGTTCTTCGCCTCGGATGGGCACGGCCGGTTCAACCTCTCCGAGCCGATGGGAACGTGCTATCTGGCCAGCAGCGACGACTTCGCTGCGCGCGAGAGCATCGGCCCCGATTCAGCCCGGTCTGGCGTTGTCGCAGCCACGTTCCTCAGTGGCAGAGTCGTCTCGAGTCTGACCCTGCCAGAGACCATCGTGGCAGCACATGTCTCGAGCAACGAAGCTTTCCCGCTCGCGGGCGCAGTTGGGCTGTGCTCGATGGATACATATGAGGTTTCCCGCCAGTGGGCCCAAGAGCTGCACGAATCCGGATTCGAAGGCATCTGGTATCACCCTCGATTCTCGCCGGGCGCCGATGCGCGAGCCCCTGCCGTATTCGGCCCGGCGGGAGCTGCCACGGGAGAAGTCCATGAACAGAAGACTCTCCGTGCGGTCGTCGAAGACATGGCGATCGACATCGTCGACCCTGGCAACCTGGATGAGTTCGAGATCATCGACGAACCGCCCGAAGACTGACCGCTGAAGCCGGCACCAGCTACGTCAGTGGATTGTCACCGCTCGACAACCCACGGGGGAGTCTGCTTGCCCAGGAACGCCTTCATCCCCGCCTGAGCGTCGGCGCCGGCGAAGAACTTCGCCGAGAGCTCGATCATCTCCGCCTCATGGTCATCCATGCTCTCCAGCACCCGCCGGTTCGCGATCTCCTTCGACGCCGCCAACGCCGCCGGTGCCGCCTTGCGCAGGTCGGACAAGATCTCCTCGACGGCCGCATCGACACTGTCGTCCGCCTCGGTGACGGCCTGAGTGACGAAACCTGCCGCAGCGGCCTCAGCCGGACTGATCGTCCGTGCCCGCAGCAGCCAGTCCGCCGCGGTCCGGTCATCGATTCGAGCGAGCACCGCCGGAGCGATCATCGCAGCCACCACGCCGATGCGCACCTCGGTGAGACCGAACGAAGCCTTGGGCCCGGCGACGACGAAGTCACACCCTGCGACGAACCCCATCCCGCCGGCCCGCACATGGCCGTGGACCGCCGCGATCACCGGCTTCGGGCAGGTCAGCAGCCCACGGATGACCGAATTCGCCACCGCCGCATTCGCCGGCCGATCCTTACCCTGAACCGTCGTTGACTGCTCCTTGAGATCAGCTCCAGCGCAGAAGACCGTGCCCGTATGCGTGAGCACGATGCTGCGCACCGCCTCATCGGCACTCGCCCGCTCGAGCCCATCGGCGATGCCGTCGATGAGAGCCTGATTGATGGCATTGCGGTTATCCGGATTGTCCAGCGTCAACGTCGCCGTCGACCCCTCGACCTCATACTTCACAGA from Brevibacterium sp. JSBI002 includes the following:
- a CDS encoding glycosyltransferase, whose protein sequence is MITRLGVIIPAHNEEEDILGCLESVQRSRSFAVERGIDCRFRVLVVADACTDATEGIVEDFAARHHDVFVLATSFQSVGRARDFGWRHFMRTEKSTTEQDSDSAWIAFTDADSRVPEHWITTHLELAATGVDCLVGTVAPRPETASTELIAAWHANHELLENHPYIFGANMGLRAGVLEAMGGVPPLVCGEDEAIVDAVLREGGDIRRTDDCRVLTSARLSGRTCGGFSSYLRQLS
- a CDS encoding antitoxin Xre/MbcA/ParS toxin-binding domain-containing protein, translating into MAMWDITRAAVSKKVAEANLFALKVQGQNLFPAFQFDGNLVRRDVLHLVNLLRGSADAFAIAQWLRTPLNEAADRTPLELLDSGEGDLAEEMAKRSASRWSA
- a CDS encoding enoyl-CoA hydratase-related protein yields the protein MSSVKYEVEGSTATLTLDNPDNRNAINQALIDGIADGLERASADEAVRSIVLTHTGTVFCAGADLKEQSTTVQGKDRPANAAVANSVIRGLLTCPKPVIAAVHGHVRAGGMGFVAGCDFVVAGPKASFGLTEVRIGVVAAMIAPAVLARIDDRTAADWLLRARTISPAEAAAAGFVTQAVTEADDSVDAAVEEILSDLRKAAPAALAASKEIANRRVLESMDDHEAEMIELSAKFFAGADAQAGMKAFLGKQTPPWVVER
- a CDS encoding RES family NAD+ phosphorylase, whose amino-acid sequence is MNRETVAPRPPHPSQDLSAFPARLVQAGTRWRRGHRKKHEPWFFASDGHGRFNLSEPMGTCYLASSDDFAARESIGPDSARSGVVAATFLSGRVVSSLTLPETIVAAHVSSNEAFPLAGAVGLCSMDTYEVSRQWAQELHESGFEGIWYHPRFSPGADARAPAVFGPAGAATGEVHEQKTLRAVVEDMAIDIVDPGNLDEFEIIDEPPED
- a CDS encoding YbfB/YjiJ family MFS transporter produces the protein MPDSIARPSLTPVRGALGLSVAMGMGRFFYTPALPLMVAALHWSSAPGAWIATLNYVGYFIGTLVIAQGWVEPNRFVYRLSLIVSTLGLAAVALTPNLIWQGGIRTIAGIASGLIFVCVTQRIPANSLKPRDGGISYGGVGFGILVSGAIVLAAGSFADWRQLWLICAVVSAIFSIIAWTWPIPARIPQNPTPTEAAAPTETTTDDPAEAATRFDDNRRRAMAILSTGYFFQGGGYIIIGTYLVVLAGPVFGATAAASTWLIAGIATAASPLTWSAVAARIGTVKALTLCYCLQVFGALLAVFGSSPVVLIIAAALFGFTFIGVVMMTIGVGTQLGVANASAKLTSWYSIGQIVGPAIVAAALSEHIAAAFIASAIALAIAMALTLVGVLAGNVGR
- a CDS encoding MBL fold metallo-hydrolase — translated: MRTLTVLGASAAHPVPGEACSGYFLDWDGFRLVLDLGYGTFPRLLSHVPDADIDAVVITHEHPDHCIDLHALFRFRQYAETPTKKLPLYCPAGVIDRLGAVEPGLDMTWAFDIHLLPGHFEVGPLRLRTVSLPHFVPNYGVRLETATAAVAFTGDTGPHPGLADLGRAADLYIVDATDRPGEYENNGRNLLTASESGEWAQRAGAKRLLLTHFWPGNDRSASAEDAGEHFNGEVLTAEPDLRIAF
- a CDS encoding GPGG-motif small membrane protein → MAIVLWILAALLVVSGVFAILRKQILWGVVLIVVGCLVGPGGVSIFA
- a CDS encoding bifunctional PIG-L family deacetylase/class I SAM-dependent methyltransferase — its product is MGFDHRDTGTPEACWREAGVQDLPALGVEAMPAGATFIILAAHPDDEALGAAGLLARLRRSAHRVVVLLFTAGERSHPASPTHSTKELREMRLREFDAALDLFDHEPLSRRFVGLPDGQLDAFSQRIDDEIAVEVDQHQGHVVLVSPYSRDGHGDHEAIGAAALQLGRDRHTTVLEYPIWYWHWADPADEAWRSWSFLPDPANFDRQAVFDCYPSQVSALSDQPGDEAIVGPAHLDHFRRGGDTFAVSDFRAAATPVSCGGGSSQTLHDASAASAVFDEVHVQRCDPWQVWSSEYEIAKRRNLLTHLPAVPYAHILEIGCSVGALTHELAGVGAQVTAVDASSQALRIARRRGAAPSSAINFVHATIPFEWPQGTFDCVVLSETGFYLSRSQLFDTLEKIDGSTTVRFVLVLCHWRGEIDDWPLDADEVHRICLGAWPRHRIEHRYEGDYRLDIITVDKDFRPSPAEGHV